The following proteins are encoded in a genomic region of Cryptomeria japonica chromosome 11, Sugi_1.0, whole genome shotgun sequence:
- the LOC131075305 gene encoding uncharacterized protein LOC131075305 isoform X4: protein MVMGRLMTPQEKSPLKEDEELWNRLNKRSRCLSDSSSNDENKKRKKEDMKLLDEGMQAVASSLTQLTNALTTATADAAVEEHEEMKMGEEALSLSLKEVISVAVSPSPSSKGNTRDHQHVAKALASSPNPKKNAENLGDNLNVAKSLACKAKLLQRQMTSLKADLCFVRERCAFLEEENSRLRDRDRVGDGVRPEEDDLVRLQLEVLLAEKGRLAQENANLTRENEYLHQLVEYHQLTCQEDIIGMCSDFSSVSPPVKRIRENGGSSRLHLDANGVLE from the exons ATGGTGATG GGCCGTTTGATGACTCCTCAGGAAAAGAGCCCATTGAAAGAGGATGAGGAGCTGTGGAATAGATTGAACAAGAGGAGCAGATGTCTTTCAGATTCGTCATCAAAT GATgaaaacaagaagaggaagaaggaggatATGAAGTTGTTGGATGAGGGAATGCAGGCTGTGGCCTCTTCTCTAACTCAGCTCACCAACGCTCTTACCACTGCAACTGCTGATGCTGCTGTGGAG GAACATGAAGAAATGAAAATGGGAGAAGAAGCGCTATCATTATCATTAAAAGAGGTGATTTCCGTTGCAGTTTCCCCTAGCCCAAGCTCCAAGGGAAATACGAGAGATCATCAACAC GTGGCGAAGGCCCTAGCTAGCAGCCCAAACCCTAAGAAGAATGCCGAGAATCTGGGAGATAATCTAAAT GTGGCGAAGTCCTTGGCTTGCAAAGCCAAACTCCTTCAACGGCAGATGACATCCTTGAAAGCGGATCTGTGCTTTGTGAGAGAGCGCTGCGCTTTTCTTGAAGAGGAGAACTCACGGTTGAGGGATAGGGATAGGGTTGGTGATGGTGTGAGGCCTGAAGAAGATGATCTG GTGAGGCTGCAGCTGGAAGTTCTTCTGGCAGAGAAAGGTCGCTTGGCTCAGGAGAATGCAAACCTGACAAGAGAGAATGAATATCTTCATCAATTAGTGGAATATCATCAGCTAACATGTCAGGAGGATATCATTGGCATGTGTTCAGATTTCTCCTCCGTTTCTCCTCCTGTGAAAAGGATCAGAGAAAATGGAGGATCCTCTCGCCTCCATTTAGATGCTAATGGCGTTTTGGAATGA
- the LOC131075305 gene encoding uncharacterized protein LOC131075305 isoform X1 — MVMGRLMTPQEKSPLKEDEELWNRLNKRSRCLSDSSSNDENKKRKKEDMKLLDEGMQAVASSLTQLTNALTTATADAAVEQEHEEMKMGEEALSLSLKEVISVAVSPSPSSKGNTRDHQHQVAKALASSPNPKKNAENLGDNLNVAKSLACKAKLLQRQMTSLKADLCFVRERCAFLEEENSRLRDRDRVGDGVRPEEDDLVRLQLEVLLAEKGRLAQENANLTRENEYLHQLVEYHQLTCQEDIIGMCSDFSSVSPPVKRIRENGGSSRLHLDANGVLE; from the exons ATGGTGATG GGCCGTTTGATGACTCCTCAGGAAAAGAGCCCATTGAAAGAGGATGAGGAGCTGTGGAATAGATTGAACAAGAGGAGCAGATGTCTTTCAGATTCGTCATCAAAT GATgaaaacaagaagaggaagaaggaggatATGAAGTTGTTGGATGAGGGAATGCAGGCTGTGGCCTCTTCTCTAACTCAGCTCACCAACGCTCTTACCACTGCAACTGCTGATGCTGCTGTGGAG CAGGAACATGAAGAAATGAAAATGGGAGAAGAAGCGCTATCATTATCATTAAAAGAGGTGATTTCCGTTGCAGTTTCCCCTAGCCCAAGCTCCAAGGGAAATACGAGAGATCATCAACAC CAGGTGGCGAAGGCCCTAGCTAGCAGCCCAAACCCTAAGAAGAATGCCGAGAATCTGGGAGATAATCTAAAT GTGGCGAAGTCCTTGGCTTGCAAAGCCAAACTCCTTCAACGGCAGATGACATCCTTGAAAGCGGATCTGTGCTTTGTGAGAGAGCGCTGCGCTTTTCTTGAAGAGGAGAACTCACGGTTGAGGGATAGGGATAGGGTTGGTGATGGTGTGAGGCCTGAAGAAGATGATCTG GTGAGGCTGCAGCTGGAAGTTCTTCTGGCAGAGAAAGGTCGCTTGGCTCAGGAGAATGCAAACCTGACAAGAGAGAATGAATATCTTCATCAATTAGTGGAATATCATCAGCTAACATGTCAGGAGGATATCATTGGCATGTGTTCAGATTTCTCCTCCGTTTCTCCTCCTGTGAAAAGGATCAGAGAAAATGGAGGATCCTCTCGCCTCCATTTAGATGCTAATGGCGTTTTGGAATGA
- the LOC131075305 gene encoding uncharacterized protein LOC131075305 isoform X5 yields MVMGRLMTPQEKSPLKEDEELWNRLNKRSRCLSDSSSNDENKKRKKEDMKLLDEGMQAVASSLTQLTNALTTATADAAVEQEHEEMKMGEEALSLSLKEVISVAVSPSPSSKGNTRDHQHVAKSLACKAKLLQRQMTSLKADLCFVRERCAFLEEENSRLRDRDRVGDGVRPEEDDLVRLQLEVLLAEKGRLAQENANLTRENEYLHQLVEYHQLTCQEDIIGMCSDFSSVSPPVKRIRENGGSSRLHLDANGVLE; encoded by the exons ATGGTGATG GGCCGTTTGATGACTCCTCAGGAAAAGAGCCCATTGAAAGAGGATGAGGAGCTGTGGAATAGATTGAACAAGAGGAGCAGATGTCTTTCAGATTCGTCATCAAAT GATgaaaacaagaagaggaagaaggaggatATGAAGTTGTTGGATGAGGGAATGCAGGCTGTGGCCTCTTCTCTAACTCAGCTCACCAACGCTCTTACCACTGCAACTGCTGATGCTGCTGTGGAG CAGGAACATGAAGAAATGAAAATGGGAGAAGAAGCGCTATCATTATCATTAAAAGAGGTGATTTCCGTTGCAGTTTCCCCTAGCCCAAGCTCCAAGGGAAATACGAGAGATCATCAACAC GTGGCGAAGTCCTTGGCTTGCAAAGCCAAACTCCTTCAACGGCAGATGACATCCTTGAAAGCGGATCTGTGCTTTGTGAGAGAGCGCTGCGCTTTTCTTGAAGAGGAGAACTCACGGTTGAGGGATAGGGATAGGGTTGGTGATGGTGTGAGGCCTGAAGAAGATGATCTG GTGAGGCTGCAGCTGGAAGTTCTTCTGGCAGAGAAAGGTCGCTTGGCTCAGGAGAATGCAAACCTGACAAGAGAGAATGAATATCTTCATCAATTAGTGGAATATCATCAGCTAACATGTCAGGAGGATATCATTGGCATGTGTTCAGATTTCTCCTCCGTTTCTCCTCCTGTGAAAAGGATCAGAGAAAATGGAGGATCCTCTCGCCTCCATTTAGATGCTAATGGCGTTTTGGAATGA
- the LOC131075305 gene encoding uncharacterized protein LOC131075305 isoform X3, translating into MVMGRLMTPQEKSPLKEDEELWNRLNKRSRCLSDSSSNDENKKRKKEDMKLLDEGMQAVASSLTQLTNALTTATADAAVEQEHEEMKMGEEALSLSLKEVISVAVSPSPSSKGNTRDHQHVAKALASSPNPKKNAENLGDNLNVAKSLACKAKLLQRQMTSLKADLCFVRERCAFLEEENSRLRDRDRVGDGVRPEEDDLVRLQLEVLLAEKGRLAQENANLTRENEYLHQLVEYHQLTCQEDIIGMCSDFSSVSPPVKRIRENGGSSRLHLDANGVLE; encoded by the exons ATGGTGATG GGCCGTTTGATGACTCCTCAGGAAAAGAGCCCATTGAAAGAGGATGAGGAGCTGTGGAATAGATTGAACAAGAGGAGCAGATGTCTTTCAGATTCGTCATCAAAT GATgaaaacaagaagaggaagaaggaggatATGAAGTTGTTGGATGAGGGAATGCAGGCTGTGGCCTCTTCTCTAACTCAGCTCACCAACGCTCTTACCACTGCAACTGCTGATGCTGCTGTGGAG CAGGAACATGAAGAAATGAAAATGGGAGAAGAAGCGCTATCATTATCATTAAAAGAGGTGATTTCCGTTGCAGTTTCCCCTAGCCCAAGCTCCAAGGGAAATACGAGAGATCATCAACAC GTGGCGAAGGCCCTAGCTAGCAGCCCAAACCCTAAGAAGAATGCCGAGAATCTGGGAGATAATCTAAAT GTGGCGAAGTCCTTGGCTTGCAAAGCCAAACTCCTTCAACGGCAGATGACATCCTTGAAAGCGGATCTGTGCTTTGTGAGAGAGCGCTGCGCTTTTCTTGAAGAGGAGAACTCACGGTTGAGGGATAGGGATAGGGTTGGTGATGGTGTGAGGCCTGAAGAAGATGATCTG GTGAGGCTGCAGCTGGAAGTTCTTCTGGCAGAGAAAGGTCGCTTGGCTCAGGAGAATGCAAACCTGACAAGAGAGAATGAATATCTTCATCAATTAGTGGAATATCATCAGCTAACATGTCAGGAGGATATCATTGGCATGTGTTCAGATTTCTCCTCCGTTTCTCCTCCTGTGAAAAGGATCAGAGAAAATGGAGGATCCTCTCGCCTCCATTTAGATGCTAATGGCGTTTTGGAATGA
- the LOC131075305 gene encoding uncharacterized protein LOC131075305 isoform X2 translates to MVMGRLMTPQEKSPLKEDEELWNRLNKRSRCLSDSSSNDENKKRKKEDMKLLDEGMQAVASSLTQLTNALTTATADAAVEEHEEMKMGEEALSLSLKEVISVAVSPSPSSKGNTRDHQHQVAKALASSPNPKKNAENLGDNLNVAKSLACKAKLLQRQMTSLKADLCFVRERCAFLEEENSRLRDRDRVGDGVRPEEDDLVRLQLEVLLAEKGRLAQENANLTRENEYLHQLVEYHQLTCQEDIIGMCSDFSSVSPPVKRIRENGGSSRLHLDANGVLE, encoded by the exons ATGGTGATG GGCCGTTTGATGACTCCTCAGGAAAAGAGCCCATTGAAAGAGGATGAGGAGCTGTGGAATAGATTGAACAAGAGGAGCAGATGTCTTTCAGATTCGTCATCAAAT GATgaaaacaagaagaggaagaaggaggatATGAAGTTGTTGGATGAGGGAATGCAGGCTGTGGCCTCTTCTCTAACTCAGCTCACCAACGCTCTTACCACTGCAACTGCTGATGCTGCTGTGGAG GAACATGAAGAAATGAAAATGGGAGAAGAAGCGCTATCATTATCATTAAAAGAGGTGATTTCCGTTGCAGTTTCCCCTAGCCCAAGCTCCAAGGGAAATACGAGAGATCATCAACAC CAGGTGGCGAAGGCCCTAGCTAGCAGCCCAAACCCTAAGAAGAATGCCGAGAATCTGGGAGATAATCTAAAT GTGGCGAAGTCCTTGGCTTGCAAAGCCAAACTCCTTCAACGGCAGATGACATCCTTGAAAGCGGATCTGTGCTTTGTGAGAGAGCGCTGCGCTTTTCTTGAAGAGGAGAACTCACGGTTGAGGGATAGGGATAGGGTTGGTGATGGTGTGAGGCCTGAAGAAGATGATCTG GTGAGGCTGCAGCTGGAAGTTCTTCTGGCAGAGAAAGGTCGCTTGGCTCAGGAGAATGCAAACCTGACAAGAGAGAATGAATATCTTCATCAATTAGTGGAATATCATCAGCTAACATGTCAGGAGGATATCATTGGCATGTGTTCAGATTTCTCCTCCGTTTCTCCTCCTGTGAAAAGGATCAGAGAAAATGGAGGATCCTCTCGCCTCCATTTAGATGCTAATGGCGTTTTGGAATGA